DNA sequence from the Coffea eugenioides isolate CCC68of chromosome 9, Ceug_1.0, whole genome shotgun sequence genome:
CAAGATAAATCACAGATTGGAAGTGTAAATTTTGTGGAATGCTTTCTGACATTTGAGGTAATGTTATTCTTTCCTAAGCTTCAAAACTGCAAGCATTTGAATACAAAGATCCATACCTCATCAACCATTATTAATGTGACAAACAGATGAATATCTCGAACTGCAAGCATTTGAAGTTAGTAGGATAATCTTCTTTCATACAAAGATCCATACCTCATCAAACCTTATTAATGTGACAAACAGGCGAACATCTGCTTCAGTCACAGTCCCACCACACAGGTATCTCTGCTTATTGAGTATCTCCTCGGCTTTGTCCAAGGCTTCATATAACTTTTTCACTGCCTGCAAAGGTCATAATGGTACGCTATGAAAAAATTATCAACAGAACACATGCAGATTTTGATTTTACTAGGTTTGACACAAAATAGTTAATTGGGACCTACAAGAAAATGGCAACTTAACAACTTACCTCATTGTAAGGCTCTTGCTTCTTTGCAAACCCACACTTATATACTCCATTATTTATATCATCATATATCCACCCATTTATCTCATTGATTTGATCTTGCAAATGAGAAGGGTAAAGGTCCAGTTCTGGATTCTCAGCCAGATGGTTGAACTCTGTATTTAACATTCGGATAATCTCCGAACTCTCATTATTCACAATCGTGTTCAGTTTCTTATCCCAAAGAACCTAATGGAAAACACAAACCTGCAGTCTGAGCTGAGATATTCAGGCAGAGAAAAACCCAGAAAGAATTTCACATTTTATAGATAATACTTACTGGAACAGTATATTTGCCTGAGTAGTTTGTGCTTGCAATCTCATACAGCTCTCTGACACTTTTAGCCCCGTTGAAAGGATCGGGATCAGCACCTGGTTCCTCAGAACTTGAAGCAGGAAAAACCCATCCCATGTGCTCATCAGTCTCCTTAGTCCTTTCCCATTTTGGTTTGACAGACTGATAATGGAGTAGTAAAAATATAATTACGGTTAAAACTTGAAAGTTTTTTGAAACAAGAGTTTAAACAACACTTACTGTAAAGCTGATGCATTTGTCCAGCCCTTTGATCATCAAGTATGCCAGGCATCTGGACGCCCAGGGGCAAGCGTATGATATATGTAGGTGATACCTTCCAGCTTCTGCAGGGAAAGGGGAGTTTGGATCTTGTGATATCAAATTGCGGAAGGTTGAAGGAGTTCTGAGAAAAGCACCAGTTGCTGACATCTCATCTAGAGCAGNNNNNNNNNNNNNNNNNNNNNNNNNNNNNNNNNNNNNNNNNNNNNNNNNNNNNNNNNNNNNNNNNNNNNNNNNNNNNNNNNNNNNNNNNNNNNNNNNNNNNNNNNNNNNNNNNNNNNNNNNNNNNNNNNNNNNNNNNNNNNNNNNNNNNNNNNNNNNNNNNNNNNNNNNNNNNNNNNNNNNNNNNNNNNNNNNNNNNNNNNNNNNNNNNNNNNNNNNNNNNNNNNNNNNNNNNNNNNNNNNNNNNNNNNNNNNNNNNNNNNNNNNNNNNNNNNNNNNNNNNNNNNNNNNNNNNNNNNNNNNNNNNNNNNNNNNNNNNNNNNNNNNNNNNNNNNNNNNNNNNNNNNNNNNNNNNNNNNNNNNNNNNNNNNNNNNNNNNNNNNNNNNNNNNNNNNNNNNNNNNNNNNNNNNNNNNNNNNNNNNNNNNNNNNNNNNNNNNNNNNNNNNNNNNNNNNNNNNNNNNNNNNNNNNNNNNNNNNNNNNNNNNNNNNNNNNNNNNNNNNNNNNNNNNNNNNNNNNNNNNNNNNNNNNNNNNNNNNNNNNNNNNNNNNNNNNNNNNNNNNNNNNNNNNNNNNNNNNNNNNNNNNNNNNNNNNNNNNNNNNNNNNNNNNNNNNNNNNNNNNNNNNNNNNNNNNNNNNNNNNNNNNNNNNNNNNNNNNNNNNNNNNNNNNNNNNNNNNNNNNNNNNNNNNNNNNNNNNNNNNNNNNNNNNNNNNNNNNNNNNNNNNNNNNNNNNNNNNNNNNNNNNNNNNNNNNNNNNNNNNNNNNNNNNNNNNNNNNNNNNNNNNNNNNNNNNNNNNNNNNNNNNNNNNNNNNNNNNNNNNNNNNNNNNNNNNNNNNNNNNNNNNNNNNNNNNNNNNNNNNNNNNNNNNNNNNNNNNNNNNNNNNNNNNNNNNNNNNNNNNNNNNNNNNNNNNNNNNNNNNNNNNNNNNNNNNNNNNNNNNNNNNNNNNNNNNNNNNNNNNNNNNNNNNNNNNNNNNNNNNNNNNNNNNNNNNNNNNNNNNNNNNNNNNNNNNNNNNNNNNNNNNNNNNNNNNNNNNNNNNNNNNNNNNNNNNNNNNNNNNNNNNNNNNNNNNNNNNNNNNNNNNNNNNNNNNNNNNNNNNNNNNNNNNNNNNNNNNNNNNNNNNNNNNNNNNNNNNNNNNNNNNNNNNNNNNNNNNNNNNNNNNNNNNNNNNNNNNNNNNNNNNNNNNNNNNNNNNNNNNNNNNNNNNNNNNNNNNNNNNNNNNNNNNNNNNNNNNNNNNNNNNNNNNNNNNNNNNNNNNNNNNNNNNNNNNNNNNNNNNNNNNNNNNNNNNNNNNNNNNNNNNNNNNNNNNNNNNNNNNNNNNNNNNNNNNNNNNNNNNNNNNNNNNNNNNNNNNNNNNNNNNNNNNNNNNNNNNNNNNNNNNNNNNNNNNNNNNNNNNNNNNNNNNNNNNNNNNNNNNNNNNNNNNNNNNNNNNNNNNNNNNNNNNNNNNNNNNNNNNNNNNNNNNNNNNNNNNNNNNNNNNNNNNNNNNNNNNNNNNNNNNNNNNNNNNNNNNNNNNNNNNNNNNNNNNNNNNNNNNNNNNNNNNNNNNNNNNNNNNNNNNNNNNNNNNNNNNNNNNNNNNNNNNNNNNNNNNNNNNNNNNNNNNNNNNNNNNNNNNNNNNNNNNNNNNNNNNNNNNNNNNNNNNNNNNNNNNNNNNNNNNNNNNNNNNNNNNNNNNNNNNNNNNNNNNNNNNNNNNNNNNNNNNNNNNNNNNNNNNNNNNNNNNNNNNNNNNNNNNNNNNNNNNNNNNNNNNNNNNNNNNNNNNNNNNNNNNNNNNNNNNNNNNNNNNNNNNNNNNNNNNNNNNNNNNNNNNNNNNNNNNNNNNNNNNNNNNNNNNNNNNNNNNNNNNNNNNNNNNNNNNNNNNNNNNNNNNNNNNNNNNNNNNNNNNNNNNNNNNNNNNNNNNNNNNNNNNNNNNNNNNNNNNNNNNNNNNNNNNNNNNNNNNNNNNNNNNNNNNNNNNNNNNNNNNNNNNNNNNNNNNNNNNNNNNNNNNNNNNNNNNNNNNNNNNNNNNNNNNNNNNNNNNNNNNNNNNNNNNNNNNNNNNNNNNNNNNNNNNNNNNNNNNNNNNNNNNNNNNNNNNNNNNNNNNNNNNNNNNNNNNNNNNNNNNNNNNNNNNNNNNNNNNNNNNNNNNNNNNNNNNNNNNNNNNNNNNNNNNNNNNNNNNNNNNNNNNNNNNNNNNNNNNNNNNNNNNNNNNNNNNNNNNNNNNNNNNNNNNNNNNNNNNNNNNNNNNNNNNNNNNNNNNNNNNNNNNNNNNNNNNNNNNNNNNNNNNNNNNNNNNNNNNNNNNNNNNNNNNNNNNNNNNNNNNNNNNNNNNNNNNNNNNNNNNNNNNNNNNNNNNNNNNNNNNNNNNNNNNNNNNNNNNNNNNNNNNNNNNNNNNNNNNNNNNNNNNNNNNNNNNNNNNNNNNNNNNNNNNNNNNNNNNNNNNNNNNNNNNNNNNNNNNNNNNNNNNNNNNNNNNNNNNNNNNNNNNNNNNNNNNNNNNNNNNNNNNNNNNNNNNNNNNNNNNNNNNNNNNNNNNNNNNNNNNNNNNNNNNNNNNNNNNNNNNNNNNNNNNNNNNNNNNNNNNNNNNNNNNNNNNNNNNNNNNNNNNNNNNNNNNNNNNNNNNNNNNNNNNNNNNNNNNNNNNNNNNNNNNNNNNNNNNNNNNNNNNNNNNNNNNNNNNNNNNNNNNNNNNNNNNNNNNNNNNNNNNNNNNNNNNNNNNNNNNNNNNNNNNNNNNNNNNNNNNNNNNNNNNNNNNNNNNNNNNNNNNNNNNNNNNNNNNNNNNNNNNNNNNNNNNNNNNNNNNNNNNNNNNNNNNNNNNNNNNNNNNNNNNNNNNNNNNNNNNNNNNNNNNNNNNNNNNNNNNNNNNNNNNNNNNNNNNNNNNNNNNNNNNNNNNNNNNNNNNNNNNNNNNNNNNNNNNNNNNNNNNNNNNNNNNNNNNNNNNNNNNNNNNNNNNNNNNNNNNNNNNNNNNNNNNNNNNNNNNNNNNNNNNNNNNNNNNNNNNNNNNNNNNNNNNNNNNNNNNNNNNNNNNNNNNNNNNNNNNNNNNNNNNNNNNNNNNNNNNNNNNNNNNNNNNNNNNNNNNNNNNNNNNNNNNNNNNNNNNNNNNNNNNNNNNNNNNNNNNNNNNNNNNNNNNNNNNNNNNNNNNNNNNNNNNNNNNNNNNNNNNNNNNNNNNNNNNNNNNNNNNNNNNNNNNNNNNNNNNNNNNNNNNNNNNNNNNNNNNNNNNNNNNNNNNNNNNNNNNNNNNNNNNNNNNNNNNNNNNNNNNNNNNNNNNNNNNNNNNNNNNNNNNNNNNNNNNNNNNNNNNNNNNNNNNNNNNNNNNNNNNNNNNNNNNNNNNNNNNNNNNNNNNNNNNNNNNNNNNNNNNNNNNNNNNNNNNNNNNNNNNNNNNNNNNNNNNNNNNNNNNNNNNNNNNNNNNNNNNNNNNNNNNNNNNNNNNNNNNNNNNNNNNNNNNNNNNNNNNNNNNNNNNNNNNNNNNNNNNNNNNNNN
Encoded proteins:
- the LOC113783053 gene encoding LOW QUALITY PROTEIN: uncharacterized protein LOC113783053 (The sequence of the model RefSeq protein was modified relative to this genomic sequence to represent the inferred CDS: deleted 2 bases in 1 codon), whose translation is MSTWDGFFLLQSEEPGADPDPFNGAKSVRELYEIASTNYSGKYTVPVLWDKKLNTIVNNESSEIIRMLNTEFNHLAENPELDLYPSHLQDQINEINGWIYDDINNGVYKCGFAKKQEPYNEAVKKLYEALDKAEEILNKQRYLCGGTVTEADVRLFVTLIRFDEVYAVHFKCNKKLLREYPNLFNYTKDIFQIPGVSSTVNMEHIKKHYYGSHPSINPFGIIPQGPDIDYSSPHDRARFSK